One Littorina saxatilis isolate snail1 linkage group LG14, US_GU_Lsax_2.0, whole genome shotgun sequence genomic region harbors:
- the LOC138947754 gene encoding FAST kinase domain-containing protein 4-like: protein MLPSQATAPLRRILGPCLRLYQNHHPSPCGFAGTLTDNPKQVFTSVSTPSTSQTVYFASHSGPQGTKAFSTSCTFCDIVREQAEEVEKKSLKFENGEKVQAFSTASFENLISLAQKVESGHQALLILQRLCVLHKEGKTQCADGEILLQDARLSKVSQVLDEQIMRLSPKVLITTLKALYEVSDADVYIVKTLATQLLWLLRRLPMASLIQVLQLHLSHQETSLREGLVKQTMTTLERRWVELTSPKDIIFLMYTIQGGETASQTLMERLEDRALDTVENASPKELYRIIYLLSRQRHRNTPLIRAAVYHLNKTSLSSLSAVQLTNLVYALCVLSVYDVSILKTVSAELPKKQADLTPKLAASLMMSFSRLRWKESKAVQIILDVIEGESKQSEKNETADISNDSSRIASALDSLDASGKAGLVLSLANLHLDTQQSRAMIERVVRLPEMSALQRSAPLQWLDVVWSLAVFQMLDAKAAASVLAEDFWGSLPGTDSFQSVVNLMKVNNINTAARLELEGYTGPFLPPTITTADAKSLQRGERKVTELLVSALANFAPLESYTLTNTTATGGYLIDAEFYVDNNGDPKPLSQVQQNSSDCHRVALKVLEFPDLTLPTSDPTGLHAMAARHLHSQGYVPVEVNHMEVAGKTKVVELVQFLQQKVKDALKVKDSAKVNTTSQTVT from the exons ATGCTTCCCTCTCAAGCCACCGCCCCTTTGAGGAGAATTCTCGGGCCTTGCCTCAGACTGTATCAGAACCATCACCCCTCACCGTGTGGCTTTGCTGGCACTCTGACAGACAACCCCAAACAAGTCTTCACTTCAGTTTCAACTCCATCCACATCACAGACTGTGTATTTTGCTTCTCATTCTGGTCCTCAGGGCACCAAAGCCTTTTCAACTTCCTGCACCTTCTGTGATATCGTCAGGGAACAGGCAGAGGAGGTGGAAAAGAAGTCTCTGAAATTTGAAAATGGGGAAAAAGTGCAGGCCTTCTCAACAGCGTCGTTTGAAAACTTGATAAGCTTAGCGCAGAAGGTGGAGTCTGGGCATCAGGCTTTGCTGATACTGCAGCGACTGTGCGTGCTGCACAAAGAAGGTAAAACGCAGTGTGCGGATGGAGAGATTCTGCTGCAAGACGCCAGGCTGAGCAAAGTGTCGCAGGTGTTGGATGAACAGATTATGCGACTGAGTCCCAAGGTTCTGATCACCACACTAAAGGCTTTGTATGAAGTCTCTGACGCTGACGTCTACATTGTCAAGACTTTGGCTACGCAG TTGCTATGGTTACTGAGGAGGCTCCCCATGGCCTCCCTCATCCAAGTGCTGCAGCTACACCTGAGCCACCAGGAAACCAGCCTGCGCGAGGGCCTGGTCAAGCAGACCATGACCACACTGGAGCGCCGCTGGGTGGAGCTGACCAGTCCCAAGGACATCATCTTCCTCATGTACACCATACAGGGGGGAGAGACCGCTAGTCAG ACACTGATGGAACGTCTGGAAGACAGGGCTCTGGACACGGTGGAGAACGCAAGCCCCAAGGAACTCTACCGCATCATCTACCTGTTGTCACGGCAACGCCACCGCAACACGCCCCTCATCCGTGCCGCTGTCTACCACCTCAACAAGACGTCCCTGTCGTCCCTGTCGGCTGTTCAGCTCACCAATCTTGTCTACGCTCTGTGCGTACTGAGCGTGTACGACGTATCCATCCTGAAAACAGTCAGCGCAGAACTGCCCAAGAAGCAGGCCGATTTGACCCCCAAACTGGCAGCGTCGCTCATGATGTCGTTTTCGAGACTTCGGTGGAAGGAGAGTAAGGCAGTGCAGATCATATTAGATGTGATTGAGGGAGAGTCAAAACAATCCGAAAAGAATGAGACAGCAGACATTAGCAATGATTCATCAAGAATAGCGTCAGCGTTAGACTCTCTTGACGCTTCAGGCAAGGCAGGACTTGTTCTTTCGCTGGCAAATTTACACCTGGACACGCAGCAGAGTCGAGCAATGATAGAGAGAGTAGTTAGGTTACCAGAAATGTCGGCCCTGCAGCGGTCGGCCCCACTACAATGGCTGGATGTTGTGTGGTCGCTGGCAGTGTTTCAAATGTTGGATGCCAAGGCAGCTGCTTCAGTTTTGGCAGAAGACTTCTGGGGCAGTTTACCTG GAACGGACAGTTTCCAGTCGGTGGTGAACCTGATGAAAGTGAACAACATCAACACGGCCGCCAGGTTGGAGCTGGAGGGCTACACTGGCCCGTTTCTTCCTCCCACCATCACCACTGCTGACGCTAAG TCGCTGcagaggggagagaggaaggTGACAGAGTTGCTGGTGTCGGCGCTGGCCAACTTTGCTCCGCTCGAGTCCTACACACTGACCAACACCACAGCAACAGGAGGGTACCTCATCG ACGCAGAATTTTATGTGGACAACAATGGCGACCCCAAACCGCTGTCACAGGTGCAGCAGAATTCTAGTGACTGTCACAG AGTGGCCTTGAAAGTGTTGGAATTTCCTGACCTGACCCTGCCGACCTCTGACCCCACTGGTCTGCATGCCATGGCTGCACGGCACTTGCATAGTCAAGGTTACGTTCCGGTTGAG GTCAACCACATGGAGGTAGCAGGCAAGACCAAAGTGGTGGAACTTGTACAGTTTCTGCAGCAGAAGGTCAAGGATGCCCTCAAGGTCAAAGACTCTGCCAAGGTTAACACAACGTCACAGACTGTGACTTAA